One window from the genome of Nicotiana sylvestris chromosome 9, ASM39365v2, whole genome shotgun sequence encodes:
- the LOC104212050 gene encoding shaggy-related protein kinase epsilon, translating to MASGGIIPSAGGKPQTDAMLVDKLPEEINEMKIRDDKVEKEMEAAVVDGNGTEKGHIIVTTIGGKNGEPKQTISYMAERVVGQGSFGIVFQAKCLETGETVAIKKVLQDKRYKNRELQTIRLLDHPNVVSLRHCFFSTTEKDELYLNLVLEYVPETVYRVLRHYSKANQRMPMIYVKLYTYQIFRALAYIHGIGVCHRDIKPQNLLVNPHTHQLKLCDFGSAKVLVKGEPNISYICSRYYRAPELIFGATEYTFAIDIWSVGCVLAELLLGQPLFPGESGVDQLVEIIKVLGTPTREEIKCMNPNYTEFKFPQIKAHPWHKIFHKRMPPEAVDLVSRLLQYSPNLRSTALEACTHTFFDELRDPKARLPNGRSLPPLFNFRPQELKGASAELLNKLIPEHAKKQCTSLGF from the exons ATGGCTTCTGGTGGTATAATTCCTTCAGCAGGTGGAAAACCTCAAACTGATGCCATGCTTGTCGATAAACTTCCTGAAGAAATAAATGAAATGAAGATCAGAGATGATAAAGTAGAAAAG GAAATGGAAGCAGCTGTAGTGGATGGAAATGGAACAGAAAAAGGCCACATCATTGTAACAACTATTGGGGGGAAAAATGGCGAGCCTAAGCAG ACCATTAGTTACATGGCCGAGCGTGTCGTTGGACAGGGTTCCTTTGGAATTGTGTTCCAG GCCAAATGTCTTGAAACTGGAGAAACTGTGGCAATAAAAAAGGTTTTACAGGATAAGAGATACAAGAATCGGGAATTGCAAACAATACGCCTTCTTGATCATCCTAATGTTGTTTCACTGAGGCATTGCTTCTTTTCAACCACAGAAAAGGATGAGCTTTATCTAAATTTGGTTCTTGAATATGTACCTGAGACTGTATACCGTGTGTTGAGACATTACAGCAAAGCAAACCAAAGGATGCCTATGATTTATGTCAAGCTCTATACATATCAG attttcagagCTTTGGCTTACATACACGGGATAGGAGTCTGCCACAGGGACATCAAGCCTCAGAATTTACTG GTCAACCCCCACACACACCAGCTTAAGCTCTGCGATTTTGGGAGTGCAAAAGTTCTG GTCAAAGGCGAGCCAAATATTTCATATATTTGTTCGCGGTACTATCGTGCGCCTGAACTTATTTTTGGAGCAACTGAATACACGTTTGCAATCGACATCTGGTCTGTGGGTTGCGTCCTTGCTGAACTCCTTCTTGGGCAG CCCCTCTTTCCCGGTGAGAGTGGAGTTGATCAGCTTGTTGAAATAATCAAG GTTCTTGGAACACCAACTCGGGAGGAAATCAAGTGTATGAATCCAAATTACACCGAGTTTAAATTCCCACAAATCAAAGCTCACCCTTGGCACAAA ATTTTTCATAAGCGGATGCCTCCCGAAGCCGTGGATCTTGTGTCAAGGCTTCTCCAGTATTCTCCAAATTTGAGGTCCACAGCG TTGGAGGCTTGCACTCACACTTTCTTTGATGAACTCCGTGACCCTAAGGCTCGTCTTCCTAATGGTCGGTCATTGCCACCTCTTTTCAACTTCAGGCCTCAAG AGCTGAAAGGAGCGTCTGCAGAGctcttaaacaaactgataccaGAACACGCTAAGAAGCAGTGTACCTCCCTTGGTTTCTAG